In a single window of the Natronosalvus caseinilyticus genome:
- a CDS encoding class I SAM-dependent methyltransferase: MKRSVADHAARFDEKASEYDDSGSEEYRACANLVIEHAAPESDDSVLDLGAGTGAIALALAPDAEAVIGRDISEGMMDEARAKAEERGLENVSFDYGTFREPDVDGVSVDIVTSNFAMHHLADDEKREAIDVIAALEPRRFVLGDVMFFGEPDPSEPFYDPSVDDPATVGTLADAFTDAGFSLTAVERVHDQVGVLVAERAENQEA, from the coding sequence ATGAAACGAAGCGTGGCGGATCACGCGGCTCGATTCGACGAGAAGGCGAGTGAGTACGACGACTCGGGCAGCGAGGAGTATCGCGCGTGCGCGAATCTGGTTATCGAACACGCGGCCCCCGAATCCGACGATTCGGTCCTCGACCTCGGTGCCGGAACCGGAGCTATCGCCCTCGCACTCGCTCCCGACGCCGAGGCCGTGATTGGCCGGGACATCAGTGAAGGCATGATGGACGAAGCGCGCGCGAAAGCCGAGGAGCGCGGCCTCGAGAACGTCTCTTTCGACTACGGAACCTTCCGCGAACCCGACGTCGACGGCGTCTCCGTCGATATCGTCACCTCGAACTTCGCCATGCACCACCTCGCAGACGACGAGAAACGCGAGGCGATCGACGTCATCGCCGCCCTCGAGCCCCGACGATTCGTCCTCGGGGACGTGATGTTCTTCGGCGAACCGGACCCGAGCGAGCCGTTCTACGACCCATCGGTCGACGATCCGGCGACGGTCGGTACGCTGGCAGACGCGTTCACCGACGCCGGCTTCTCGCTGACGGCGGTCGAGCGCGTTCACGACCAGGTCGGCGTCCTGGTTGCCGAGCGTGCCGAGAACCAGGAGGCGTGA
- the psmA gene encoding archaeal proteasome endopeptidase complex subunit alpha, which yields MQGQAQQQAYDRGITIFSPDGRLYQVEYAREAVKRGTASIGIRTAGGVVLAVDKRIPSPLLEDSSVEKIHKADDHIGIASAGHVADARQLIDFARRRAQVNHLRYGEPIGVESLTKEITDHIQQYTQVGGARPFGVALIVGGIENGEPRLFETDPSGTPYEWKALAVGAERGELQGFLEDNYDEEADLDSGVALALEALASVNDDSLLPTEVGLATIDAETESFVQFDDDRIEEYLVENELLDEGDDEDETDE from the coding sequence ATGCAGGGACAAGCCCAACAGCAGGCGTACGACCGCGGCATCACGATCTTCTCGCCAGATGGCCGACTCTACCAGGTAGAGTACGCCCGCGAGGCGGTCAAACGTGGCACCGCGAGCATCGGCATCCGAACGGCTGGCGGCGTCGTCCTGGCCGTCGACAAGCGGATCCCGTCGCCGCTGCTCGAGGACTCGAGCGTCGAGAAGATCCACAAAGCCGACGACCACATCGGCATCGCGAGCGCCGGCCACGTCGCCGACGCCCGCCAGCTCATCGACTTCGCCCGGCGGCGCGCACAGGTCAACCACCTCCGCTACGGCGAACCCATCGGCGTCGAGAGCCTGACCAAAGAGATCACCGACCACATCCAGCAGTATACCCAGGTCGGCGGCGCCCGCCCGTTCGGCGTCGCGCTCATCGTCGGCGGCATCGAGAACGGCGAACCCCGCCTCTTCGAGACCGACCCGTCGGGAACGCCCTACGAGTGGAAAGCCCTCGCCGTCGGCGCCGAACGCGGCGAACTCCAGGGCTTCCTCGAGGACAACTACGACGAAGAGGCGGACCTCGACAGCGGCGTCGCGCTCGCCCTCGAGGCGCTCGCGTCGGTCAACGACGACTCCCTCCTGCCTACCGAAGTCGGCCTGGCGACGATCGACGCCGAGACGGAGTCGTTCGTCCAGTTCGACGACGACCGTATCGAGGAGTACCTCGTGGAGAACGAACTGCTCGACGAAGGCGACGACGAAGACGAGACCGACGAGTAA
- a CDS encoding ribosome assembly factor SBDS, whose amino-acid sequence MISLDEAVTARLESHGARFEVLVDPDAALAIKRGEFDGDLEDVIAAEDVFDNASTGDRPAENDLEDVFDTTDPLEIIPEVIERGEIQITADQRREMQEQKRRELITTIARNAINPQMDDAPHPPERIENALEEAGFTVDPMEPASEQVDDALDALRPVIPIRFEEITIAVQIPPEYAGSAQAKIRQYGDLEREEWQPDGSWIGVITFPAGLQNDFYDVVNENTSGEAETQIVSDKGELSTR is encoded by the coding sequence ATGATATCGCTCGACGAGGCAGTCACCGCGCGACTCGAGTCACACGGCGCGCGCTTCGAAGTGCTTGTCGACCCGGACGCGGCACTGGCGATCAAACGCGGCGAGTTCGACGGCGACCTCGAGGACGTCATCGCCGCGGAGGACGTCTTCGACAACGCCTCGACGGGCGACCGGCCGGCCGAGAACGACCTCGAGGACGTGTTCGACACCACGGATCCCCTCGAGATTATCCCCGAAGTCATCGAACGTGGAGAGATCCAGATCACGGCCGACCAGCGCCGCGAGATGCAAGAACAGAAGCGAAGGGAACTGATCACGACTATCGCGCGAAACGCCATCAACCCGCAGATGGACGACGCGCCCCATCCCCCCGAGCGGATCGAGAACGCCCTCGAGGAGGCCGGATTCACGGTCGATCCGATGGAGCCGGCAAGCGAGCAGGTCGACGACGCCCTCGACGCCCTCCGTCCCGTCATCCCGATCCGGTTCGAGGAGATCACCATCGCCGTCCAGATCCCCCCGGAGTACGCCGGGAGTGCCCAGGCGAAGATTCGTCAGTACGGCGACCTCGAGCGCGAGGAGTGGCAACCCGACGGCTCCTGGATCGGCGTCATCACGTTCCCAGCGGGGTTGCAGAACGACTTCTACGACGTCGTCAACGAGAACACGAGCGGCGAAGCCGAAACGCAGATCGTCAGCGACAAGGGAGAGTTGAGTACGCGGTAG
- a CDS encoding CDC48 family AAA ATPase, which produces MNEVQLEVAKAYPNDSGRGIARLDPDTLLHLKLSPGDIIEIEGSETTAAKVWRADRQDWNTDTVRIDGFTRQNADVGIGERVTIRKAEATKANTLVLAPPEEASVQFGSDAAGMVKRQILKRPVVGHDIVPVMSSTNHPFMRSPGQAIPLIAVETDPEGVVLITEDTDVELREEPISGFEKTGGGITYEDIGGLQNEIQRVREMVELPMKHPQIFKKLGIEPPQGVLLHGPPGTGKTLLAKAVANETSASFFSIAGPEIISKYYGESEQQLREIFEDASEESPAIIFIDELDSIAPKREDVTGEVERRVVAQLLTMMDGLEARGQVIVIAATNRVDSVDPALRRPGRFDREIEIGVPDEVGREEILQIHTRGMPLSDDVNLSHLADETHGFVGADIESLTKESAMKALRRYLPEIDLDEEDIPPSLIDRMIVKREDFRGALAEVEPSAMREVLVELPKVSWDDVGGLDEAKEQVKESVEWPLREPQKFERMGIDPPAGVLLYGPPGTGKTLMAKAVANETNANFISVRGPQLLSKWVGESEKAIRQTFRKARQVSPTVIFFDELDSLAPGRGGEVGSNVSERVVNQLLTELDGLEEMEDVMVIGATNRPDMIDPALLRSGRFDRLVMLGEPNTEGRERILEIHTDDTPLAADVSLREIAEITEGYVGSDLESIGREAAIEALREDDDADLVEMRHFRKAMENVRPTINEDILEYYDQIEQQFKGGGNRVEPGTGRRGSRIGFQ; this is translated from the coding sequence ATGAACGAAGTGCAACTGGAGGTCGCGAAAGCGTACCCGAACGACTCGGGCCGCGGCATCGCCCGTCTCGACCCGGACACCTTGCTTCACCTGAAGCTGAGTCCGGGCGACATCATCGAGATCGAAGGGTCGGAGACGACCGCTGCGAAGGTCTGGCGTGCGGACCGGCAGGACTGGAACACGGACACCGTCCGGATCGACGGCTTCACGCGCCAGAACGCCGACGTCGGCATCGGCGAGCGCGTCACGATCCGGAAGGCCGAGGCCACGAAGGCGAACACGCTGGTGCTCGCTCCCCCGGAAGAGGCCTCCGTCCAGTTCGGCTCCGACGCCGCCGGCATGGTGAAACGCCAGATCCTCAAACGGCCGGTCGTCGGCCACGACATCGTCCCCGTGATGAGCTCGACGAACCACCCGTTCATGCGCTCGCCGGGCCAGGCGATTCCGCTGATCGCCGTCGAAACCGATCCCGAAGGCGTCGTCCTCATCACCGAGGACACCGACGTCGAACTCCGCGAGGAGCCCATTTCCGGCTTCGAGAAGACCGGCGGCGGGATCACCTACGAGGACATCGGTGGCCTCCAGAACGAGATCCAGCGCGTCCGCGAGATGGTCGAGCTGCCGATGAAACACCCCCAGATCTTCAAGAAACTGGGGATCGAGCCCCCGCAAGGGGTGCTCCTGCACGGCCCGCCGGGGACCGGGAAGACGCTGCTCGCGAAGGCCGTCGCCAACGAGACCTCCGCCAGTTTCTTCTCCATCGCCGGCCCCGAGATCATCTCGAAGTACTACGGCGAGTCCGAACAGCAGTTACGGGAGATTTTCGAGGACGCCAGCGAGGAGTCACCCGCGATCATCTTCATCGACGAACTCGACTCGATCGCGCCCAAGCGCGAAGACGTCACCGGCGAGGTCGAACGCCGCGTCGTCGCCCAGTTACTGACCATGATGGACGGCCTCGAGGCTCGCGGCCAGGTGATTGTCATCGCCGCGACCAACCGCGTCGACAGCGTCGACCCCGCGCTCCGACGACCGGGCCGGTTCGACCGCGAGATCGAGATCGGCGTCCCGGACGAGGTGGGCCGCGAGGAGATCCTCCAGATCCACACCCGGGGTATGCCACTCTCCGACGACGTTAACCTCTCGCACCTGGCCGACGAGACCCACGGCTTCGTCGGCGCGGACATCGAGTCGCTCACGAAAGAGTCAGCGATGAAGGCCCTGCGGCGCTACCTCCCCGAGATCGATCTCGACGAAGAGGACATCCCGCCGAGTTTGATCGACCGAATGATCGTCAAGCGCGAGGACTTCCGCGGCGCCCTCGCCGAGGTTGAACCGTCGGCGATGCGGGAAGTCCTCGTCGAATTGCCGAAGGTTAGCTGGGACGACGTCGGCGGTCTCGACGAGGCGAAAGAACAGGTCAAGGAGTCCGTCGAGTGGCCCCTGCGCGAGCCACAGAAATTCGAGCGGATGGGCATCGATCCACCCGCGGGCGTCCTGCTCTACGGGCCGCCAGGCACCGGAAAGACGCTCATGGCGAAGGCCGTCGCCAACGAGACCAACGCCAACTTCATATCCGTACGCGGCCCGCAACTGCTCAGCAAGTGGGTCGGCGAGTCCGAGAAGGCCATCCGTCAGACCTTCCGGAAGGCCCGGCAGGTCTCCCCGACGGTGATCTTCTTCGACGAACTCGACTCGCTCGCCCCCGGCCGCGGTGGCGAGGTCGGGTCGAACGTCTCCGAACGGGTCGTCAACCAGCTCCTGACCGAACTCGACGGACTCGAGGAGATGGAGGACGTGATGGTGATCGGCGCGACGAACCGGCCGGACATGATCGACCCCGCCCTCCTCCGGTCGGGTCGCTTCGACCGGCTGGTCATGCTCGGCGAACCAAACACCGAGGGTCGCGAACGGATCCTCGAGATCCACACCGACGACACCCCCCTGGCTGCGGACGTCAGCCTGCGCGAAATCGCCGAGATCACGGAGGGGTACGTCGGCAGTGACCTCGAGTCGATCGGTCGAGAGGCCGCGATCGAAGCCCTTCGTGAGGACGACGACGCCGACCTCGTCGAGATGCGTCACTTCCGGAAAGCGATGGAAAACGTGCGCCCGACAATCAACGAGGACATCCTCGAGTACTACGACCAGATCGAACAGCAGTTCAAGGGTGGTGGAAACCGAGTCGAACCCGGCACGGGTCGCCGGGGCAGTCGTATCGGGTTCCAGTAA
- a CDS encoding CBS domain-containing protein, with product MNIADIATTEYIEVDVGTRMGKVRSTFEDGNPKGLIVTDDGEYAGVISEREVLQSHVEDDAKVAALIKPSRNDPAPKVDRHEDVREVARMLVEGNTKVAPVFEGDNLWGVITEDDLLTAVLENLDAITVGDIYTTDPITLAEDDGVGKAINHLREHGISRLPVVNENGYLTGVVTTHDIADFVIRENERMTTGDRVGDNQRMLDVPIYDIMNSPVVTTTADKTAREAVETMLENDYAGLVVTPTDDDRLIDGVITKTDVLRALTFTEEEHMDVQITNISLMDTISRESIVQSIEQVSDKYADMQVHHAHVRFHEHKEKLRGTPLIQCQIRLRTNKSQVAGSGEGYGAENSFRVALDKLERNVLELKGVRSDEEYRGQLLRKLNEL from the coding sequence ATGAATATCGCCGATATCGCCACCACGGAGTACATCGAGGTCGACGTCGGGACGCGAATGGGGAAAGTCCGTTCGACGTTCGAGGACGGCAACCCCAAGGGCCTGATCGTAACCGACGACGGAGAGTACGCTGGCGTCATCAGCGAACGCGAGGTGCTCCAGTCACACGTCGAAGACGACGCCAAGGTGGCGGCGTTGATCAAGCCGAGTCGCAACGACCCGGCCCCGAAAGTCGACCGGCACGAGGACGTCCGGGAGGTCGCCCGCATGCTCGTCGAGGGCAACACCAAGGTCGCGCCGGTGTTCGAGGGCGACAACCTCTGGGGCGTCATCACCGAGGACGACCTCCTCACCGCCGTCCTCGAGAACCTCGACGCGATCACCGTCGGCGACATCTACACCACCGACCCGATCACGCTCGCTGAGGACGACGGCGTCGGGAAGGCGATCAACCACCTGCGCGAACACGGCATCTCCCGACTCCCCGTGGTCAACGAGAACGGCTACCTGACCGGCGTCGTGACGACCCACGACATCGCCGACTTCGTCATCCGGGAGAACGAGCGCATGACGACCGGCGACCGCGTCGGCGACAACCAGCGGATGCTCGACGTCCCGATCTACGACATCATGAATAGCCCCGTGGTGACCACGACGGCGGACAAGACCGCTCGAGAGGCCGTCGAAACCATGCTCGAGAACGATTACGCCGGCCTCGTCGTCACGCCGACGGACGACGACCGACTCATCGACGGCGTGATCACCAAGACCGACGTGCTCCGGGCGCTGACGTTCACCGAGGAAGAGCACATGGACGTCCAGATCACGAACATCTCGCTCATGGACACCATCTCCCGGGAGTCCATCGTCCAGAGCATCGAGCAGGTCTCCGACAAGTACGCGGACATGCAGGTCCACCACGCCCACGTCCGATTCCACGAGCACAAGGAGAAGCTCCGCGGCACGCCCCTGATCCAGTGTCAGATTCGCCTCCGGACGAACAAATCGCAGGTCGCCGGCTCCGGCGAGGGCTACGGCGCGGAGAACTCGTTCCGCGTCGCCCTGGACAAACTCGAGCGAAACGTCTTAGAGCTCAAGGGCGTCCGCAGCGACGAGGAGTACCGCGGCCAGTTGCTCCGGAAGTTGAACGAACTCTAG
- a CDS encoding FUN14 domain-containing protein, which produces MVNIDPTALGLEFGGGAAIGALMGFAAKKIAKLIAVIIGVQLVIFRYLESQGILIVDWSALSNGLIKTSEHADPSYLESLISTMSVGAGFTAGFLIGFRRG; this is translated from the coding sequence ATGGTCAATATCGATCCAACGGCCCTCGGACTCGAGTTCGGTGGTGGTGCAGCCATCGGCGCTCTCATGGGCTTCGCTGCAAAGAAAATCGCGAAACTCATCGCCGTCATCATCGGCGTCCAACTGGTCATCTTCCGGTACCTCGAGTCACAGGGGATCCTCATCGTCGACTGGAGCGCGCTCTCGAACGGACTGATCAAAACCTCAGAACACGCGGACCCGAGCTACCTCGAGTCGCTCATCTCGACGATGTCCGTCGGGGCTGGCTTCACGGCTGGCTTCCTGATCGGCTTCCGTCGCGGATAA
- the larC gene encoding nickel pincer cofactor biosynthesis protein LarC, whose product MTRRLLAFDGRMGASGDMVLGALLAAGADRTALEPVEDALGVEYRIGHTSKCGIHATTVDVVIPTSSSQDAYLEVARHDDRERGDEHKDDGVHEQGSESEVTGGHHHHGHEDEHGHAADNGHGHDHNHSHGNGHNHSHDHGDDDHDHNHGDDGHVHAEGHGPHRSYLEVCDIVRNMDLEEAVEAHALAIFERLGEAEAAVHGTDLESIHFHEVGADDAIADIVGAVLLLHDLEADRVVTTPISTGGGTVSMSHGEYPIPAPAVLEVAERADWELSGGPVEAELLTPTGAAILAHVAEGIQDLPTMTVENTGYGAGGYDLDPHPNVLRALVGTTRGGLQREDIAVLETNLDDATPEVLGGLQETLSDAGARDVSIVPVTMKKSRPGHLVKVICRPADRERVARQLAEETGTLGIREAGVTHRWIAQRAFETVTLDVGGDAYEVTVKVASDEAGEVYDASAEYDDAVAVAAETGEPIQSIVARAEQAFWAERSS is encoded by the coding sequence ATGACCAGGAGACTGCTCGCATTCGACGGCCGGATGGGCGCCAGCGGCGACATGGTACTCGGCGCCCTGCTCGCTGCGGGTGCCGACCGGACGGCCCTCGAGCCCGTCGAAGACGCGCTCGGCGTCGAGTATCGTATCGGGCACACCTCGAAGTGTGGGATCCACGCGACGACGGTCGACGTCGTGATCCCCACCTCCAGCAGCCAGGACGCCTACCTTGAGGTGGCCCGTCACGACGATAGAGAGCGCGGGGACGAGCATAAGGACGACGGTGTGCACGAGCAAGGTTCGGAAAGTGAGGTTACGGGTGGTCACCATCACCACGGACACGAAGACGAACACGGCCACGCCGCCGATAATGGCCATGGTCACGATCACAATCACAGCCACGGTAACGGCCACAATCACAGCCACGACCACGGAGACGACGACCACGACCACAACCACGGAGACGACGGTCACGTCCACGCCGAAGGCCACGGCCCCCACCGGAGCTACCTCGAGGTCTGTGACATCGTCCGAAACATGGACCTCGAGGAGGCAGTCGAAGCTCACGCGCTCGCCATCTTCGAACGACTCGGCGAAGCGGAGGCCGCCGTCCACGGCACCGACCTCGAGTCGATTCACTTCCACGAGGTGGGTGCCGACGACGCGATCGCAGACATCGTCGGCGCCGTCTTGCTGTTACACGACCTCGAGGCCGACCGCGTCGTGACGACGCCCATCTCGACTGGCGGGGGCACCGTCTCGATGAGCCACGGCGAGTACCCGATCCCCGCCCCGGCCGTCCTCGAGGTCGCGGAGCGGGCCGACTGGGAACTCTCCGGCGGCCCGGTCGAGGCGGAACTCCTGACGCCGACGGGAGCCGCTATCCTGGCTCACGTCGCCGAGGGAATCCAGGACCTCCCGACGATGACCGTCGAAAACACGGGCTACGGCGCCGGTGGCTACGACCTCGATCCCCACCCGAACGTGCTCCGCGCGCTGGTCGGGACGACTCGAGGGGGCCTCCAGCGCGAGGACATCGCCGTTCTCGAGACGAACCTCGACGACGCGACCCCCGAAGTGCTCGGCGGCCTCCAGGAGACGCTCTCGGATGCGGGCGCTCGAGACGTTTCCATCGTCCCGGTCACGATGAAGAAGTCCCGGCCGGGCCACCTGGTCAAGGTGATCTGCAGACCCGCCGACCGGGAACGCGTCGCCCGGCAACTCGCCGAGGAGACGGGAACCCTCGGTATCCGCGAGGCCGGCGTCACTCATCGCTGGATCGCCCAGCGCGCGTTCGAGACGGTGACGCTTGATGTCGGCGGCGACGCCTACGAGGTGACGGTCAAGGTGGCGAGCGACGAAGCCGGCGAGGTCTACGACGCGAGCGCGGAGTACGACGACGCCGTGGCCGTCGCCGCCGAGACAGGCGAGCCGATTCAGTCGATCGTGGCTCGAGCCGAGCAGGCGTTCTGGGCGGAGCGTTCGTCCTGA
- a CDS encoding multidrug transporter yields MPAFRDQSSIVSVLGLLVAIVAIVGTQVLGWEWGSGQLVPTIIGVVATIAVLVVVRRLA; encoded by the coding sequence ATGCCCGCATTCAGAGATCAATCCTCCATCGTCAGCGTGCTCGGCTTGCTCGTCGCCATCGTCGCCATCGTCGGCACCCAGGTGCTCGGGTGGGAGTGGGGGTCCGGTCAGCTCGTGCCGACGATCATCGGCGTCGTCGCCACCATCGCCGTGCTCGTCGTCGTGCGGCGACTGGCATAA
- a CDS encoding lycopene cyclase domain-containing protein, whose amino-acid sequence MARDISVFGRYTYLATEIFWGAVAFVLLRRAGALKRAAVTILALYPIAYFWDWYTLEVGVFDIQLRTGYEVGGIPIEEHLFMAVVPGLVIAFHETIFGSSAATRLEDDPSSAER is encoded by the coding sequence ATGGCTCGAGACATTTCCGTCTTCGGCCGGTACACCTACCTCGCGACGGAGATTTTCTGGGGTGCCGTCGCGTTCGTACTGTTGCGACGGGCCGGCGCGCTCAAACGGGCCGCCGTGACCATCCTCGCGTTGTACCCGATCGCCTATTTCTGGGACTGGTACACGCTCGAGGTCGGCGTCTTCGACATTCAGTTGCGAACGGGCTACGAAGTCGGCGGCATCCCGATCGAGGAACACCTGTTCATGGCGGTCGTCCCCGGCCTCGTCATCGCCTTCCACGAGACGATTTTCGGCTCGAGTGCGGCCACCCGTCTCGAGGACGACCCATCGTCAGCCGAGCGGTAG
- the radB gene encoding DNA repair and recombination protein RadB has protein sequence MNDEAISTGCPPVDALLEGGFERGAVTQLYGPPASGKTNLALSAAVETAAAGGTAVFIDTEGVSVDRFEQLLSARTDDVESVASRIIIEDAYDFDEQAEAVRDAADFATQADLIVLDSATGFYRIERAEDGEAGDALRQVASQITHLLSLARKHDLAVVVTNQVFADPDSDRTRPLGGNTLEHWTGVVVRLERFRGGNRRATLTKHRSKPAGESVTFRITGSGLEGSDDARP, from the coding sequence GTGAACGACGAGGCGATATCGACCGGCTGTCCCCCGGTCGACGCGTTGCTCGAGGGCGGGTTCGAACGCGGAGCCGTCACGCAGTTGTACGGCCCGCCAGCGTCGGGTAAGACGAACCTCGCGCTGTCGGCCGCCGTCGAGACGGCCGCCGCCGGTGGCACGGCCGTCTTCATCGACACCGAGGGCGTCTCGGTCGACCGGTTCGAACAACTCCTCTCCGCTCGCACCGACGACGTCGAGTCGGTCGCCTCCCGGATCATCATCGAGGACGCCTACGACTTCGACGAACAGGCCGAGGCCGTCCGCGACGCCGCGGACTTCGCGACCCAGGCCGACCTGATCGTCCTCGACAGCGCGACCGGCTTCTACCGAATCGAGCGCGCCGAAGACGGCGAGGCGGGTGACGCCCTCCGGCAGGTGGCCAGCCAGATCACCCATCTGCTCTCGCTCGCGCGCAAGCACGACCTCGCGGTGGTCGTCACGAATCAGGTGTTCGCCGATCCGGACAGCGACCGGACGCGCCCGCTCGGTGGGAATACCTTAGAGCACTGGACGGGCGTGGTGGTCCGCCTCGAGCGGTTCCGCGGCGGCAATCGTCGGGCGACGCTCACGAAACACCGCTCGAAACCGGCGGGCGAGTCGGTGACGTTCCGAATCACGGGGTCGGGACTCGAGGGAAGTGACGACGCTCGGCCGTAG
- a CDS encoding RNase P subunit p30 family protein, with product MYEAVRVDPDLEADGGSVAEAVSRIVETAARYGFEGVVVRNHDDSRLEFDAQDLADEHGIDVVDGIEIRADDPHQASGSVGNYRPQYTILAIHGGTNALNRFAVETDKVDVLAHPMDGSGDVNHVLAKAAAANGVRLEFSFAEILRTTGGRRVRAIQSLRKLREIVDYYDAPYVVSGDPEGPLEVRAPRELCALGVELGFDREWIVDGLAEWGRLAARNRRTQSDSFIEPGVERGRYETKRGGSRGSIRREGE from the coding sequence ATGTACGAGGCCGTTCGCGTGGACCCCGACCTCGAGGCCGACGGCGGCTCGGTCGCCGAGGCCGTCTCGCGCATCGTCGAAACCGCCGCAAGATACGGCTTCGAGGGCGTAGTCGTTCGAAACCACGACGACTCGAGACTCGAGTTCGACGCCCAGGATCTGGCTGACGAGCACGGCATCGACGTCGTCGACGGCATCGAAATCCGGGCCGACGACCCGCACCAGGCCAGCGGTTCGGTGGGGAACTACCGACCGCAGTACACGATCCTGGCGATCCACGGCGGCACGAACGCGCTCAACCGGTTCGCCGTCGAAACCGACAAAGTCGACGTGCTCGCTCACCCCATGGACGGCTCCGGCGACGTCAACCACGTACTCGCGAAGGCCGCCGCGGCCAACGGCGTCCGCCTCGAGTTCTCTTTCGCGGAGATCCTCCGGACCACGGGCGGTCGGCGGGTTCGAGCGATCCAGTCTCTTCGCAAACTCCGGGAGATCGTCGACTACTACGACGCGCCGTACGTCGTCAGCGGCGATCCCGAGGGGCCACTCGAGGTACGGGCGCCGAGGGAACTCTGCGCGCTCGGCGTCGAACTCGGCTTCGACCGCGAGTGGATCGTCGACGGCCTCGCGGAGTGGGGACGACTGGCGGCGCGCAACCGACGGACCCAGTCCGATTCGTTCATTGAACCGGGGGTCGAACGTGGACGATATGAAACGAAGCGTGGCGGATCACGCGGCTCGATTCGACGAGAAGGCGAGTGA
- a CDS encoding CAP domain-containing protein — MSRRGRRLERTRSSNERQTNRASLNLTSLVMTAVLIGAIVLAGVVLAPQAIAFVEDELGPSVDPPEPGDRNPPVTDPDDPGHSSYETETERVDSSAVEDRVHELVNERRAEHGLEPLGWDGTVASVSRAHSQDMHADDRFAHVNADGESPYDRFGDVADYCRAYGENIALTSVGTTVERSHDGEHVEYQTADELAEGLVEQWMHSAEHRATILEESDGIEGWDRGGVGVYIDDDGRVFATHNFCTVRKPFDW, encoded by the coding sequence ATGAGCAGACGCGGTCGCCGACTCGAGCGGACGAGGTCGTCCAACGAGCGCCAGACGAACAGAGCGAGTCTGAACCTCACGTCGCTCGTGATGACCGCCGTTCTGATCGGCGCGATCGTTCTCGCGGGCGTCGTGCTCGCCCCGCAGGCCATCGCGTTCGTCGAGGACGAACTCGGCCCTTCCGTCGACCCGCCGGAACCGGGCGACCGAAACCCGCCTGTCACCGATCCCGACGACCCCGGCCACTCGAGCTACGAAACCGAGACTGAACGGGTCGACTCGAGCGCCGTCGAGGACCGAGTCCACGAACTCGTCAACGAACGGCGCGCCGAACACGGTCTCGAGCCGCTCGGGTGGGACGGGACGGTCGCCTCGGTGTCCCGCGCCCACAGCCAGGACATGCACGCGGACGATCGATTCGCCCACGTCAACGCAGACGGCGAGTCGCCGTACGACCGGTTCGGCGATGTCGCCGACTACTGTCGCGCCTACGGCGAGAACATCGCCCTCACCAGCGTAGGCACGACGGTCGAACGCTCTCACGACGGCGAACACGTCGAGTACCAGACCGCGGACGAACTCGCCGAAGGGCTCGTCGAGCAGTGGATGCACTCAGCGGAACACCGGGCGACGATCCTCGAGGAGAGCGACGGGATCGAGGGCTGGGACCGGGGCGGCGTCGGCGTCTACATCGACGACGACGGGCGGGTGTTCGCGACCCATAACTTCTGTACGGTGCGCAAACCCTTCGACTGGTAA